The genomic interval GTCGGTCACGTTGCGGGCCAGCTCGATGAACTGCCGGATCGGGGCCACGCTGGTGGCAATGGTGGTCACGAAGAATGGGTTGTGCGAGGCACTGGCGATGGCCAGGTGGAAGCGCACGTCTTCCTCGGCCCCGGACTGGCCGCCTTCCATGGCGGCGTTCAGCGCCTCGAAGGCCTGCTGCAGGGCCTGCAGGTCGTCGTCGTCGCGGAACTCGGCGGCCCCGGCGGCGGCGCCCATTTCAATGCAGCTGCGAAACGCGTAATAGCGCTCGATGTCGGCCAGGCTTTTGATGGGCGTGGCCACCACGGGCACACCCGGCGTACCGGGTGCGCGGATCACTGTGCTGCCCGCGCCGCGACGCGAGTCGATGATGCCGTCCGAGCGCAGCCGCGCCAGCGCCTCACGCACTGTGGGCCGCGACACGCCAAACTGGGTACTCAAAGCGCCCTCGGTGGGCAGCTTGTTGTGGGGTGCGAAATCTCCGCGCAGGATGGCCTCGACCACGCGGGCGTAGATGCGGTCGGGCAGGGAGCCGACACCGTCGGTTTGCAGCAGGGGTTCGTTCATGGAAACTTTGATAGGACTGACGCAGCGCCCCTGTATCGCCCTTCTGGCTTATAGGGGGAACTTGCGTAAGTCCTGTTTGAAAGAGGTGCACAGATTCTGACAGGCTCTGACAACTTCTCTCAAATTCTCTAAAGTTGTTTGACAAGTTGGCGCAAATTCATAGAATGCCTGACAACCACTTTGTTTGGAGACAATGATGAAAAAAGCCCTATCCCTGGTGTCCCTGGCCCTGGCCCTGTCTACCAGCGCCTACGCCTGGCCCGACAAAACCGTCACCCTGGTGGTGCCGTTCCCGCCCGGGGGTGCCACCGACCTGCTGGCCCGCACGCTCAGCCCCAAGTTGCAGGCCACGTTCAAGCAAACCGTGATTGTCGACAACAAGGCCGGGGCCACTGGCACCATCGGGGCCGGTTTTGTGAAACGCGCCCCGGCCGACGGCTACACCCTGCTGGTCACCTCGCTGGGCCCGCTGGTGATCGCGCCGCACCTGATCAAAGCGCCGTATGACGCCGCCAAAGACTTCGACTACCTGACGGTCGCCGTGCAAGCCCCCAACGTGCTGGTGGTGCCCACCGCCTCGCCCCTGAAAACCGTGGCCGAGCTGATTGCCGCCGAAAAAGCCAAGCCTGGCGCCATGACTTTCGCCTCGGCGGGCAACGGCACCTCCGACCACCTCAGCGCCGAACTGTTCTGGCTGCAGTCGGGCACCACCGGCCTGCATGTGCCGTACAAGGGCGCGGCCCCGGCCATCACCGATCTGCTGGGCGGCCAGGTGGACGCGGCGTTCCAGAACATCAACAACGTGCTGCCCCA from Comamonadaceae bacterium OS-1 carries:
- the lutR_2 gene encoding HTH-type transcriptional regulator LutR, translated to MNEPLLQTDGVGSLPDRIYARVVEAILRGDFAPHNKLPTEGALSTQFGVSRPTVREALARLRSDGIIDSRRGAGSTVIRAPGTPGVPVVATPIKSLADIERYYAFRSCIEMGAAAGAAEFRDDDDLQALQQAFEALNAAMEGGQSGAEEDVRFHLAIASASHNPFFVTTIATSVAPIRQFIELARNVTDKKSPTRVRATQAEHQAIVDAIARRAPAEAAEAIRIHILNAKRRIFESTPLP